A stretch of Heptranchias perlo isolate sHepPer1 chromosome 1, sHepPer1.hap1, whole genome shotgun sequence DNA encodes these proteins:
- the LOC137304613 gene encoding ATP synthase subunit e, mitochondrial-like, which translates to MVPPVQVSPFIKMARYSALLVGLIYGKKRYDYLKPIAEEERRIEEEEKKKREELERIAKQLAEASEDTILK; encoded by the exons ATGGTTCCTCCGGTGCAGGTGTCGCCTTTCATCAAG ATGGCTAGGTACTCAGCATTGCTGGTCGGCCTCATCTATGGGAAGAAGAGATACG ATTATCTGAAGCCTATTGCAGAAGAGGAGAGAAGAAttgaggaggaagaaaaaaagaaacgAGAAGAGCTTGAACGCATTGCGAAACAATTGGCAGAag CCAGTGAAGACACTATTTTGAAATGA
- the LOC137328868 gene encoding myosin light chain 5-like isoform X1, with amino-acid sequence MASRKTKKKEGGAKRAQRASSNVFSSFEQTQIQEFKEAFTLIDQNRDGFIDKEDLKDTYASLGKLNVKDDELESMLKEATGPINFTMFLNLFGEKLHGSDPEEVMLNAFKMFDPDAKGHVGKDELKRMLMTQADKFTAAEVDQMFQSSPIDAAGNLDYKALCYIITHGEEKEE; translated from the exons ATG GCGAGCAGAAAGACCAAAAAGAAGGAAGGCGGCGCCAAGCGAGCCCAGAGAGCTTCGTCCAATGTCTTTTCCAGCTTTGAGCAGACACAGATTCAGGAATTCAAGGAA GCTTTCACTTTGATCGATCAGAACAGAGATGGCTTCATTGACAAAGAGGATCTGAAAGACACTTATGCATCCTTGG gCAAACTCAATGTAAAAGATGATGAATTAGAATCCATGCTGAAAGAAGCCACTGGTCCAATTAACTTCACCATGTTTTTAAATCTGTTTGGAGAAAAGCTACATG GTTCTGATCCAGAAGAGGTGATGTTAAACGCATTCAAAATGTTTGATCCCGATGCCAAAGGACACGTCGGCAAAGACGA ATTAAAACGCATGTTGATGACACAAGCTGACAAGTTCACTGCTGCTGAG GTTGACCAGATGTTTCAGTCCTCGCCCATCGACGCAGCGGGTAACCTGGATTATAAAGCTCTCTGCTACATCATCACGCACGGTGAAGAAAAGGAAGAGTAA
- the LOC137328868 gene encoding myosin light chain 5-like isoform X2, which translates to MASRKTKKKEGGAKRAQRASSNVFSSFEQTQIQEFKEAFTLIDQNRDGFIDKEDLKDTYASLGKLNVKDDELESMLKEATGPINFTMFLNLFGEKLHGSDPEEVMLNAFKMFDPDAKGHVGKDELKRMLMTQADKFTAAEVDQMFQSSPIDAAGNLDYKALCYIITHGEEKEE; encoded by the exons GGCGAGCAGAAAGACCAAAAAGAAGGAAGGCGGCGCCAAGCGAGCCCAGAGAGCTTCGTCCAATGTCTTTTCCAGCTTTGAGCAGACACAGATTCAGGAATTCAAGGAA GCTTTCACTTTGATCGATCAGAACAGAGATGGCTTCATTGACAAAGAGGATCTGAAAGACACTTATGCATCCTTGG gCAAACTCAATGTAAAAGATGATGAATTAGAATCCATGCTGAAAGAAGCCACTGGTCCAATTAACTTCACCATGTTTTTAAATCTGTTTGGAGAAAAGCTACATG GTTCTGATCCAGAAGAGGTGATGTTAAACGCATTCAAAATGTTTGATCCCGATGCCAAAGGACACGTCGGCAAAGACGA ATTAAAACGCATGTTGATGACACAAGCTGACAAGTTCACTGCTGCTGAG GTTGACCAGATGTTTCAGTCCTCGCCCATCGACGCAGCGGGTAACCTGGATTATAAAGCTCTCTGCTACATCATCACGCACGGTGAAGAAAAGGAAGAGTAA